Proteins encoded in a region of the Desulfuromonas acetexigens genome:
- a CDS encoding response regulator: MATGQKSIQSKLIRVIMLVSATALLLSSATFVYNEVIFYQQSLLRELSTLAQMVGEHTRASLMLRDWKTADRHLVSLTSHAPIKHAYLFDRDFKPFAHHINYPDGFAQSAPICDKLTGPSLPATGSQCLSWRHFAVFLPIFNDGEQIGTVFIQADLSGLYVRLGRFILGTLVVLGLTFLVTYLMARRLQKRITEPILDLHDTMSRVTLGANYHLRARKTSEDEIGTLIDGFNDMLGQIEKRDAQLFAHRENLEQVVAQRTEELRETNQQLEDSIAQLNRAKLAAETAHASKSQFFANMSHEIRTPMIGVLGMSELLLTTPLDENQKGLARTIHGSGEALLRLLNDILDFSKMDAGKVHLEEIGFDLQTLLEGAVALMGEKAQAKDLELLCRIAPDLPRRWRGDPGRIRQILLNLIGNAVKFTDSGEVIVAVDRIREEGKDCLALSVSDTGIGMTQEIQQKIFESFTQAEDSTTRNYGGTGLGLAIVRQLVDLMAGDITVESEPDRGTTFRILLPLEMESELLPAMPTSALSFRRILLIHPKASGRALLSELLQAQGASIVAAADLEQGLLQTREDLQPISLVLIDTDIPEQTAEKFQAMFPTSPRPPLLLSCPRRADPGEDQCARMGIHGLLYKPVLPSQVTPAVIKAMKAVPAPVTEPKVIPLAHPGEKRVLVAEDNPTTQALLRRLLEDLGCRVDIAANGRIAVEQLDRHQLILMDLRMPEMDGFEATRQIRRQGKTVPIIALTAHGERQNVDECLAVGFNAYLQKPFRNRQLQELVGHWLGQGQIEPVSSFVQNSPETFTIPAPPRVLVVDDTEANRRLMQILLAQRGYAVEVAENGAMAFKLLTQRPFDLVFMDCRMPGMDGFEATRRLRQTHGRLPVIALTARHGEAVREECLRQGMNDYLAKPFKQSHLEEILQRWLPAPVAADGEVRQVTECSSCA; encoded by the coding sequence CGATCCAGAGCAAGCTGATTCGCGTCATCATGCTGGTCAGCGCCACGGCGCTCCTTCTTTCTTCCGCCACCTTTGTCTACAACGAAGTCATTTTCTACCAGCAATCATTACTCAGAGAACTTTCAACCCTGGCGCAGATGGTGGGCGAGCATACCCGCGCCAGTCTCATGCTCAGGGACTGGAAGACCGCAGATCGTCACTTGGTCAGCCTGACTTCCCACGCCCCAATCAAGCATGCCTATCTCTTTGATCGAGATTTCAAACCTTTTGCTCACCACATCAATTATCCGGACGGCTTCGCCCAGTCCGCACCGATCTGCGACAAACTGACCGGACCGTCCCTGCCCGCCACCGGCTCCCAATGCCTTTCATGGCGGCACTTTGCCGTATTCCTGCCGATCTTCAACGATGGTGAACAGATCGGCACGGTTTTCATCCAGGCGGATCTCAGTGGGCTCTATGTACGCCTCGGCCGCTTCATCCTCGGCACCCTGGTTGTTCTCGGGCTAACCTTCCTCGTCACCTATCTCATGGCCAGGCGGTTGCAGAAAAGGATAACGGAGCCGATTCTGGACCTGCATGACACCATGAGCCGTGTCACTTTGGGCGCCAACTATCATTTGCGCGCCCGCAAGACTTCCGAGGATGAAATCGGCACCTTGATCGACGGCTTTAACGACATGCTCGGCCAAATCGAAAAACGTGACGCGCAACTGTTCGCTCACCGGGAAAATCTGGAGCAGGTCGTAGCGCAGCGTACAGAAGAGCTCCGCGAAACCAACCAGCAACTGGAAGACTCCATCGCCCAGTTGAACCGAGCAAAACTCGCGGCCGAAACCGCCCATGCCTCCAAGTCCCAGTTTTTCGCCAATATGAGCCACGAAATCCGCACACCGATGATCGGCGTTCTGGGGATGTCCGAACTTTTGCTCACCACCCCCCTCGACGAAAACCAGAAGGGGCTAGCCCGCACCATCCACGGTTCAGGGGAGGCCCTCCTGAGACTGCTCAATGACATTCTCGATTTCTCCAAAATGGATGCGGGAAAGGTGCACCTCGAAGAGATCGGGTTTGATCTGCAAACCCTGCTCGAGGGGGCCGTAGCCCTGATGGGGGAAAAAGCCCAGGCCAAGGACCTGGAGCTTCTCTGCCGCATTGCCCCTGATCTGCCCCGGCGCTGGCGTGGCGATCCCGGCCGGATCCGGCAGATCCTTCTGAACCTGATCGGCAACGCCGTCAAGTTTACCGATAGTGGCGAGGTGATAGTAGCGGTCGATAGGATTAGGGAGGAGGGCAAAGACTGTCTCGCCCTGTCCGTAAGCGATACCGGCATTGGCATGACGCAAGAGATCCAGCAGAAAATTTTTGAATCCTTCACCCAGGCCGAGGATTCAACCACTCGCAACTATGGCGGCACCGGGCTCGGTCTGGCTATCGTTCGGCAACTCGTCGACCTGATGGCGGGCGACATCACCGTCGAAAGCGAGCCAGATCGAGGCACAACCTTCCGCATCCTGCTCCCCTTGGAAATGGAATCAGAACTCTTGCCGGCGATGCCGACATCGGCTCTCAGCTTCCGCAGGATTCTGCTCATTCATCCCAAAGCATCCGGCCGTGCCCTGCTCAGCGAATTGCTGCAAGCGCAAGGAGCCTCGATCGTCGCCGCAGCCGATCTGGAACAGGGGCTTCTCCAGACCAGGGAAGACCTTCAGCCCATTTCCCTGGTCCTGATCGATACGGACATTCCGGAGCAGACCGCGGAAAAATTCCAGGCGATGTTCCCTACATCTCCTCGCCCCCCCCTCCTTCTCAGTTGCCCGCGCCGCGCAGATCCCGGCGAAGACCAATGTGCGCGGATGGGCATTCATGGGCTGCTTTACAAGCCGGTCCTCCCTTCCCAAGTGACCCCGGCCGTGATCAAGGCAATGAAAGCGGTACCGGCGCCGGTGACCGAACCGAAAGTGATTCCGCTGGCGCACCCCGGTGAAAAACGGGTTCTGGTGGCGGAAGACAACCCGACGACGCAAGCCTTGTTACGCCGACTTCTCGAAGACTTGGGCTGCCGGGTCGATATTGCCGCAAACGGCAGAATCGCCGTGGAACAACTGGATCGACACCAGCTGATACTGATGGATCTGCGTATGCCGGAGATGGACGGCTTCGAAGCAACGCGGCAAATCCGTCGGCAGGGGAAAACCGTCCCGATTATCGCCCTCACCGCCCACGGGGAGCGCCAGAACGTCGACGAATGCCTGGCCGTCGGCTTCAACGCTTATCTGCAAAAGCCTTTTCGTAACCGGCAACTGCAAGAACTTGTCGGGCATTGGCTCGGGCAGGGACAAATCGAACCCGTGAGTTCCTTTGTCCAAAACTCCCCAGAAACTTTCACCATTCCAGCCCCGCCCCGGGTGCTGGTGGTCGATGACACCGAAGCCAACCGCCGACTCATGCAGATCCTCCTCGCACAACGGGGCTACGCCGTCGAGGTCGCCGAAAACGGAGCCATGGCGTTTAAACTCCTCACCCAACGCCCCTTCGACCTGGTCTTCATGGATTGCCGCATGCCGGGCATGGACGGCTTCGAAGCCACCCGTCGCCTGCGGCAAACCCATGGCCGACTGCCAGTCATCGCCCTCACCGCCCGCCATGGGGAGGCGGTTCGTGAAGAATGTCTGCGCCAGGGAATGAATGACTATCTGGCCAAGCCCTTTAAGCAATCGCACCTGGAGGAGATTCTCCAGCGTTGGCTACCGGCGCCGGTGGCGGCAGATGGTGAAGTGAGACAGGTGACGGAGTGCAGCTCATGCGCTTAG
- the acnB gene encoding bifunctional aconitate hydratase 2/2-methylisocitrate dehydratase: MIEAYLKHEEERKAQGIPALPLSPEQTADLCKLLQAPPAGKESFLLNLFKERISPGVDPAAEVKADFLGKLLKGAVSSPLINKKDAVKILGTMIGGYNVKPLVDALKDAELADDAACALSGITLVYDAFDEVAALAKSNAAAKKVLTSWANAEWFTNKPALAETIKVKVYKVDGEINTDDFSPAGDAWSRPDIPLHSLAMGKTRFPTGNAEIAKFRADGFQVAFVGDVVGTGSSRKSACNSVLWHIGNEIPAVPNKKTGGVIIGGVIAPIFFNTAQDSGALPLKMDVTAMNTGDVIIINTKKGEVTNEAGKVITTFEIAPNTVPDEFRAGGRIPLIIGRALTEKARAALGMGATDIFTLPVNPVPKAGQGYSLAQKMVGKACGVDGVLPGTACEPKMTTVGSQDTTGPMTADELKELACLKFQAPMFMQSFCHTAAYPKPADVKMHKNLPKFIAERAGVALRPGDGVIHSWLNRLLLPDTVGTGGDSHTRFPMGISFPAGSGLVAFAGAMGFMPLDMPESVLVRFKGKFNPGITLRDAVNAIPFWAIKQGLLTVPKKNKKNIFNGRILEMEGLPELSVEQAFELTDAAAERSAAAGCIQLSEASVCTYLRSNVALMKKMIAEGYQDPQTLQNRIDAVNEWLKAPKLLKADANAEYAAVIEIDLADIKEPILACPNDPDDVKLLSEVAGTQIHDVFLGSCMTNIGHFRAAAEIWRGQKFNPAVRTWICPPTRMDQQQLKDEAIFSVYSAMGARIEIAGCSLCMGNQARVPDGVNMFSTSTRNFDDRIGNGAKVYLGSAELGAVITNMGKLPTPAEYLAVYKEKVAPKAEQIYKYLQFDEMEGYGK, from the coding sequence ATGATCGAAGCATATCTGAAGCATGAGGAAGAGCGTAAGGCCCAAGGCATTCCCGCGCTTCCCCTGAGCCCCGAGCAGACCGCTGATCTGTGCAAGCTGTTGCAGGCCCCCCCCGCCGGCAAGGAAAGCTTTCTGCTGAACCTGTTCAAGGAGCGCATCTCCCCGGGGGTCGATCCGGCCGCCGAAGTCAAAGCCGATTTCCTCGGTAAGCTGCTCAAGGGCGCGGTCAGCTCCCCTTTGATCAACAAAAAGGACGCGGTCAAGATTCTCGGCACCATGATCGGCGGTTACAACGTCAAACCCCTGGTTGACGCCCTCAAAGATGCCGAACTGGCCGATGATGCCGCCTGCGCCCTTTCCGGTATCACCCTGGTATACGATGCTTTTGACGAAGTGGCGGCCCTTGCCAAATCCAACGCCGCCGCCAAGAAGGTTCTCACCTCCTGGGCTAATGCCGAGTGGTTCACCAACAAGCCGGCCCTGGCCGAGACCATTAAGGTCAAGGTTTACAAGGTTGACGGCGAGATCAATACCGACGACTTCTCCCCGGCCGGTGACGCCTGGAGCCGCCCCGACATTCCGCTGCACTCTCTGGCCATGGGCAAGACCCGCTTCCCCACCGGGAACGCTGAAATCGCCAAATTCCGCGCCGACGGCTTCCAGGTGGCCTTTGTTGGCGACGTCGTCGGTACCGGTTCCTCCCGCAAATCGGCTTGCAACAGCGTGCTTTGGCACATCGGCAACGAAATTCCCGCCGTGCCCAACAAGAAGACCGGCGGCGTTATCATCGGCGGCGTCATCGCTCCGATCTTCTTCAATACCGCTCAGGATTCCGGCGCTCTGCCGCTGAAGATGGATGTCACCGCCATGAACACTGGCGACGTCATCATCATCAATACCAAAAAGGGCGAAGTGACCAATGAGGCCGGCAAGGTCATCACCACCTTTGAAATCGCCCCCAATACCGTCCCTGACGAATTCCGTGCCGGCGGCCGTATCCCCCTGATCATCGGCCGCGCGTTGACCGAGAAGGCGCGCGCCGCCCTCGGCATGGGTGCCACCGACATCTTTACCCTGCCGGTCAACCCGGTGCCCAAGGCCGGTCAGGGCTACTCCCTGGCGCAGAAAATGGTCGGCAAGGCCTGTGGTGTTGATGGGGTTCTCCCCGGCACCGCCTGTGAGCCGAAGATGACCACCGTCGGTTCCCAGGACACCACCGGCCCAATGACCGCTGATGAGCTGAAAGAACTGGCCTGCCTCAAGTTCCAGGCGCCCATGTTCATGCAGTCCTTCTGCCACACCGCCGCCTATCCTAAGCCGGCGGACGTGAAGATGCACAAGAACCTGCCCAAGTTCATCGCCGAGCGCGCCGGCGTCGCCCTGCGCCCCGGTGACGGCGTCATTCACAGCTGGTTGAACCGTCTGCTGCTCCCCGACACCGTCGGCACCGGCGGTGACTCGCATACCCGCTTCCCGATGGGGATCAGCTTCCCGGCCGGTTCCGGTCTGGTCGCCTTCGCCGGCGCCATGGGCTTCATGCCCCTGGATATGCCCGAATCGGTATTGGTGCGTTTCAAAGGCAAGTTCAACCCCGGCATCACCCTGCGTGACGCCGTCAACGCCATCCCCTTCTGGGCGATCAAGCAGGGCCTGCTGACCGTGCCCAAGAAGAACAAGAAGAACATCTTCAATGGCCGCATTCTCGAAATGGAAGGTCTGCCCGAGCTCTCCGTCGAACAGGCGTTCGAGCTGACCGACGCCGCCGCCGAGCGCTCCGCCGCCGCCGGCTGCATCCAGCTCTCCGAAGCGTCGGTCTGCACCTATCTGCGCTCCAACGTCGCCCTGATGAAGAAGATGATCGCCGAGGGCTACCAGGATCCCCAGACCCTGCAGAATCGTATTGATGCCGTCAATGAGTGGCTGAAGGCGCCTAAACTGCTCAAGGCCGATGCCAACGCCGAGTACGCCGCGGTCATCGAGATCGACCTGGCCGATATCAAGGAGCCGATCTTGGCTTGCCCGAACGACCCGGACGACGTCAAGCTCCTCTCCGAGGTTGCCGGCACCCAGATTCACGATGTTTTCCTCGGTTCCTGTATGACCAACATCGGCCACTTCCGTGCCGCTGCCGAAATCTGGCGCGGCCAGAAGTTCAATCCGGCCGTTCGCACCTGGATCTGCCCGCCGACCCGCATGGATCAGCAGCAGCTCAAGGACGAGGCCATCTTCTCGGTATACAGCGCCATGGGCGCCCGGATCGAGATCGCCGGTTGCTCGCTGTGCATGGGTAACCAGGCCCGGGTTCCTGACGGAGTGAACATGTTCTCCACCTCGACCCGTAACTTCGACGACCGTATCGGTAACGGCGCCAAGGTTTACCTCGGCTCCGCCGAACTCGGCGCGGTCATCACCAACATGGGCAAACTGCCGACTCCGGCCGAATATCTGGCTGTCTACAAAGAAAAAGTCGCGCCCAAGGCCGAGCAGATCTACAAGTACCTGCAGTTCGATGAAATGGAAGGCTACGGCAAGTAA
- a CDS encoding energy transducer TonB, whose product MKHSPLLAALTLSLGIHAVIVLFPEEVGDVRPAPEKTTEVGLVYIAPPTTSPPQPAPAASAAPLKPTPPPTPPEPKAPPKKRPLPEKPRRTAAKNIPPQQAAAEVPPLPQEPVLPSATLTDLPVSTEAPVTESVPADGPPPTAQTQPLPQSTGTPPVAPAPLFKKTIQPPRYRFTPKPEYPGLANQRRWQGEVLLRALVDDQGAVTRVEVESSSGHDILDQAALKTVRRWKFDPAHDGEKNVSHEVFLPVRFELPRR is encoded by the coding sequence GTGAAACATTCGCCCCTCCTCGCCGCACTCACCCTTTCCTTGGGAATCCATGCTGTTATTGTGCTCTTTCCCGAAGAGGTCGGCGACGTCCGCCCCGCGCCGGAAAAGACCACGGAGGTGGGCCTCGTCTATATCGCTCCACCCACGACCTCCCCCCCCCAACCCGCGCCCGCGGCCTCGGCAGCGCCCCTGAAACCAACCCCGCCCCCGACGCCTCCAGAGCCGAAAGCGCCCCCGAAGAAGCGACCGCTCCCCGAGAAACCGCGCCGGACGGCGGCCAAGAACATCCCCCCCCAACAGGCGGCAGCGGAAGTCCCGCCCCTGCCGCAAGAGCCGGTCCTACCGTCAGCAACCTTGACCGACCTACCTGTCTCCACCGAGGCGCCGGTAACGGAATCCGTTCCCGCCGACGGGCCGCCGCCGACAGCCCAGACGCAACCCCTTCCGCAGTCGACTGGGACGCCTCCCGTAGCGCCCGCCCCCCTTTTCAAGAAAACGATCCAGCCACCCCGATATCGCTTCACTCCTAAACCGGAATATCCGGGCCTGGCCAATCAACGCCGTTGGCAGGGGGAGGTGTTGCTCAGGGCACTGGTTGATGACCAGGGAGCTGTGACCCGGGTGGAAGTGGAATCCTCTTCCGGCCACGACATCCTCGACCAAGCGGCCCTGAAAACGGTTCGTCGCTGGAAGTTCGATCCCGCCCACGACGGAGAGAAAAATGTTTCCCATGAGGTTTTCCTGCCCGTTCGTTTTGAATTACCCCGCCGCTGA
- a CDS encoding PP2C family protein-serine/threonine phosphatase — MREKILLTSADSDRCGLGGILDSVGHEILHAGEIIAAGECLRQSPALVLLDAELLARASGDLRGAFEAQLLAADIPCLRFASKGMEQGRMRELTPRAWATIVNPEDRDHVLEQVGLLLRMRQLFQARMLAEEQLLMRQIESEQSLASASHIQRSLLPRSLPQSDAFSFAWEFLPCETVGGDLFYLAPLSEDALMVYLIDVSGHGIPSAMVTVSVYQSLTAQTGRLVKRVLDRPPYFEVSGPAEVLTALDKEYPFERFEKFFSIVYLLLDPRTGRVRYCNGGHPAPILVRADGSWDLLGEGGTLVGLGGVLPYREGQVQLAPADRLYLYSDGVTEHFSPDGEPYGDGRLLDFLLRHRHLPLKRVIHGLMSDLQGYGRGRLPGDDVSFFGIEFNGPR, encoded by the coding sequence ATGCGGGAAAAAATTCTTCTCACCAGTGCCGATTCCGACCGCTGCGGATTGGGGGGGATTCTCGACAGCGTCGGCCATGAAATCCTTCATGCCGGTGAAATCATCGCGGCGGGAGAATGTCTGCGTCAGTCTCCGGCCCTGGTGCTGCTCGATGCCGAACTGCTGGCCCGCGCCTCCGGCGACCTGCGTGGTGCTTTCGAAGCCCAGCTGCTCGCGGCCGATATCCCTTGTTTGCGCTTTGCCTCGAAGGGGATGGAGCAGGGACGGATGCGGGAACTGACCCCCCGTGCCTGGGCCACCATCGTCAATCCCGAAGATCGCGACCATGTGCTCGAACAGGTCGGTTTGCTACTCAGGATGCGTCAGCTTTTCCAGGCGCGGATGCTGGCCGAGGAACAGCTGCTGATGCGCCAGATTGAAAGCGAGCAGAGCCTCGCTTCCGCTTCCCATATCCAGCGTAGCCTGCTCCCCCGTTCCCTCCCCCAGAGCGACGCCTTTTCTTTCGCCTGGGAATTTCTCCCCTGCGAAACCGTCGGCGGCGATCTCTTTTATCTGGCCCCCCTTTCAGAAGACGCCCTGATGGTCTATCTGATCGATGTGAGCGGTCACGGCATCCCTTCGGCGATGGTGACGGTTTCTGTCTATCAAAGCCTGACGGCGCAAACCGGACGTCTGGTCAAGAGGGTTCTCGACCGCCCGCCCTATTTCGAGGTGTCGGGTCCCGCCGAGGTCCTGACCGCACTCGATAAGGAATACCCCTTCGAACGATTCGAGAAGTTCTTCAGTATCGTCTATTTGCTGCTTGACCCCCGCACCGGCAGGGTACGCTACTGTAACGGTGGACACCCGGCGCCGATCCTGGTGCGGGCTGACGGGTCCTGGGATTTGCTCGGCGAGGGGGGAACCCTGGTCGGTCTCGGCGGCGTGCTTCCCTACCGGGAGGGGCAGGTGCAGCTGGCGCCAGCGGACCGTCTCTATCTCTACTCGGACGGCGTAACCGAACATTTCTCCCCCGACGGCGAACCCTACGGCGACGGCCGCTTGCTCGATTTTCTTCTGCGCCATCGTCATCTTCCCCTGAAGCGGGTGATACACGGCCTCATGTCTGACCTTCAGGGCTACGGACGGGGGCGACTGCCGGGGGATGATGTCAGTTTTTTTGGCATCGAGTTCAACGGTCCGCGCTAA
- a CDS encoding TonB-dependent receptor plug domain-containing protein has translation MKVFCAEFSALAALLILLGCAVSTHAADGATILEPVTVTGVAEDRISGSSRLAAEQLEALPQGDGNLNDLLIVLPGVQAGEMTNTSLQGGEISPPLLSISGGKVYDNNFLLDGMGINNQLDPMYGSSTNSGLFLPSSPQTMVIDTSLVSRVTVYDNNVPAEFSGFSGGVVSADTISPGAEFGGKLRYRTTRNEWTEFHVEDEESFSDSNSASMQPKFTKQDAGITLNVPLTDQMGLVASYSILNSDLHLTHLGETKDQLRRRENLFLKYEVDLTERDVLTLTAAFQPEEGEYFYPDSYASDYTVERMIYNYQAGYKHYFSLGELELKAGFLQSDSERNAPPHLYIWKVSPSKPWGELVDSTSSREGMVGSLEESQQDYQLKGKFSFAPVRTGRLEHTVKIGADYERIRGSHERDADSYNFYSPMSSATVVCNEGAIDCIDGEQYFTRRVVFQEASVVEDIDQYNVYFEDLIRWMRLELRPGLNVGYNDFMKNSDYAPRLAGSYDLFGNGSTVAIAGWNRYYGKTLLAYKLREAGRPTLNQKLNVATGEWETLTYGPGYLYSRLKTPYTDELVLGVDQRMLGGTVKLRYVKRDGEDQFASQKDTEPREDGAKYVSLNNNGSSRYEAYSAEWERRWGRHYLAVNGTYQESTTSNEGYDDALDGLDLVETCWFDGRSYACSELPRRDYNRPWEANLVYSVKLPYNFTFTNHTKYRSGYVGLDALTSSERTTQGVPEEVAMAYQEEKQPESWIFNWKLDWRRNLYRNHGLQISLEINNVFNQKVPAGAAEEIQTYELGRQFWAGMEYYF, from the coding sequence ATGAAGGTTTTTTGTGCCGAGTTTTCAGCTTTGGCCGCACTGCTGATTCTATTGGGTTGTGCCGTTTCCACTCATGCCGCCGACGGCGCTACAATCCTGGAGCCTGTCACTGTGACCGGTGTCGCCGAAGACCGCATAAGCGGCAGTAGTCGTCTTGCCGCCGAACAACTGGAAGCCCTGCCCCAAGGCGACGGCAACCTCAACGACCTGCTGATCGTTTTGCCGGGGGTGCAGGCCGGGGAAATGACGAATACGTCATTGCAGGGGGGGGAGATTTCGCCGCCTTTGCTTTCGATTTCCGGGGGGAAGGTTTACGACAACAATTTTCTTCTGGACGGGATGGGAATCAATAACCAACTCGATCCCATGTACGGTTCCTCGACCAATAGCGGCCTCTTTCTGCCGTCTTCCCCCCAGACGATGGTCATCGATACCTCCCTAGTGTCCCGAGTGACCGTCTACGATAATAATGTGCCCGCCGAATTTTCCGGATTTTCCGGTGGGGTGGTCAGCGCTGATACCATCTCGCCCGGGGCTGAGTTCGGCGGCAAGCTTCGTTATCGCACGACCCGTAATGAATGGACTGAATTCCACGTTGAAGACGAAGAGTCCTTTAGTGACTCGAACAGCGCTTCCATGCAGCCGAAATTCACCAAGCAGGACGCCGGCATAACACTTAATGTTCCCCTGACCGATCAGATGGGGCTGGTCGCTTCCTATTCAATCCTGAATTCCGATCTCCATCTGACCCATTTGGGGGAAACCAAAGATCAGTTGCGCCGCCGGGAGAATCTTTTTCTCAAGTATGAAGTCGACCTGACGGAACGGGATGTCCTGACTCTTACCGCCGCGTTCCAGCCGGAAGAGGGGGAGTATTTCTATCCCGATTCTTACGCAAGTGATTACACCGTGGAACGGATGATTTACAATTATCAGGCCGGCTACAAACATTATTTTAGCCTGGGTGAATTGGAGCTCAAAGCGGGTTTTCTGCAGAGTGACAGCGAAAGGAATGCCCCACCGCATCTCTACATCTGGAAAGTCTCGCCCTCAAAGCCCTGGGGAGAACTGGTCGACTCGACCTCCAGCCGTGAAGGGATGGTAGGGTCCCTGGAGGAAAGCCAGCAGGACTATCAGTTGAAAGGGAAGTTTTCTTTTGCTCCGGTACGGACGGGGAGGCTCGAGCATACCGTGAAGATCGGGGCCGATTATGAGCGGATCCGGGGCAGCCATGAACGGGATGCTGATTCCTACAACTTTTATTCCCCTATGTCCTCCGCCACAGTGGTCTGCAACGAGGGGGCGATCGATTGTATTGATGGCGAGCAGTATTTTACCCGGCGGGTGGTTTTTCAGGAGGCTTCCGTCGTAGAAGACATCGACCAGTACAATGTCTATTTCGAAGACCTGATCCGCTGGATGCGCCTAGAGCTGCGCCCGGGGCTCAATGTGGGCTACAACGATTTCATGAAAAATTCGGACTATGCCCCTCGGCTGGCCGGTAGTTACGACCTGTTCGGCAACGGGAGTACTGTTGCGATTGCCGGCTGGAACCGTTATTACGGCAAGACCCTGCTGGCCTACAAACTGCGCGAGGCCGGTCGTCCCACGCTGAATCAGAAGTTGAATGTCGCGACTGGGGAATGGGAAACTCTCACCTATGGACCCGGATATCTCTATTCTCGCTTGAAAACGCCCTATACCGATGAACTGGTTCTGGGGGTTGACCAGCGGATGCTGGGGGGCACGGTCAAACTGAGATACGTCAAGCGGGACGGTGAAGATCAGTTTGCCAGTCAAAAGGATACCGAACCCCGCGAGGACGGCGCTAAATATGTTTCGCTGAACAATAACGGGTCCAGTCGTTACGAGGCGTACAGTGCCGAATGGGAACGCCGCTGGGGGCGCCATTATCTGGCGGTCAACGGCACCTATCAGGAATCGACCACCAGCAACGAAGGTTATGACGATGCATTGGATGGACTCGATCTTGTAGAAACCTGCTGGTTCGATGGCCGAAGCTATGCCTGTTCCGAGTTGCCCCGGAGGGATTACAACCGCCCCTGGGAGGCAAATCTGGTCTACTCGGTGAAGCTCCCTTATAACTTCACCTTCACCAACCACACCAAATACCGCAGTGGCTATGTCGGTCTCGACGCCCTCACCAGCAGCGAGCGGACCACTCAGGGGGTTCCGGAAGAAGTGGCCATGGCCTATCAGGAAGAGAAACAGCCCGAATCCTGGATTTTCAACTGGAAGCTTGATTGGCGCCGGAATCTTTACCGCAACCACGGCCTCCAAATCAGTCTCGAAATCAACAACGTCTTCAATCAGAAAGTGCCGGCGGGAGCGGCGGAGGAGATTCAGACCTATGAACTGGGGCGTCAGTTTTGGGCGGGGATGGAATATTACTTCTGA
- a CDS encoding HDOD domain-containing protein, which yields MQSEFQSIINAVGDLPPMPMVATKVVQLMQDPNKTAKDLADAISKDAAVSARLLKIANSSFYSMQRQVKTIEHAIVILGEKTLKSLVLASSLKGVNKTFGLTEKMLWEDSIGAAIGSRLVAQRFKSSDPEEAFLGGLFRHIGKLVMNNTDPDNFLQIIQGVYNGEGTFEDLEKKFFPYSHALIGEAVLQKWNFAENLTQVARHHEDLDVSRKEQPELYRLILTVHIADKLCRKLGIGQREPDEGLDLFESLKDKAPGIKPEHLDKVLEEFRVIFERDRDAFLEN from the coding sequence ATGCAGAGTGAATTTCAATCGATTATCAATGCGGTGGGGGATTTGCCGCCTATGCCGATGGTGGCGACCAAAGTCGTTCAGTTGATGCAGGACCCGAATAAAACGGCGAAGGATCTGGCCGATGCCATTTCCAAAGACGCAGCCGTTTCGGCGCGCCTCCTGAAAATCGCCAATTCTTCCTTTTACAGTATGCAACGCCAGGTCAAGACGATCGAACACGCCATCGTCATCCTCGGCGAAAAGACCTTGAAAAGCCTGGTGCTGGCCTCCAGCCTCAAGGGGGTCAACAAGACCTTCGGCCTGACGGAAAAGATGCTCTGGGAAGATTCCATCGGCGCCGCCATCGGTTCGCGCCTGGTTGCCCAGCGCTTTAAATCGTCTGATCCCGAAGAAGCCTTTCTCGGCGGCCTCTTTCGGCACATCGGCAAGTTGGTCATGAACAACACCGATCCGGATAATTTTCTACAGATCATTCAAGGGGTGTACAACGGCGAGGGAACCTTCGAGGACCTGGAGAAGAAATTCTTCCCCTATTCCCACGCCCTGATCGGCGAAGCTGTACTGCAAAAGTGGAATTTCGCCGAAAACCTCACCCAAGTGGCCCGCCACCACGAGGATCTCGACGTTTCACGCAAAGAGCAGCCCGAACTTTACCGTCTGATCTTGACTGTCCATATCGCCGACAAGCTCTGCCGCAAGCTCGGCATCGGTCAGCGTGAACCGGATGAAGGCCTCGATCTCTTCGAATCTCTCAAGGATAAGGCGCCGGGCATCAAACCGGAACACCTCGACAAGGTCCTGGAAGAGTTCCGGGTGATTTTCGAACGGGACCGTGACGCCTTCCTCGAAAACTGA